A window of the Bradyrhizobium ottawaense genome harbors these coding sequences:
- the cbiB gene encoding adenosylcobinamide-phosphate synthase CbiB, which translates to MSGASIMLLALAIDAVLGWPPAIHARIGHPVTWIGALISVLDRSFNREDASETTRRMAGIGVAIAVIAVVAGGAWVCASMLPGGWPGLILAAILAWPLVAARSMHDHVDAVARPLLAGDLPAARQAVAMIVGRDPSQLDAAGIARAATESLAENTSDGIVAPLFWGAIFGLPGIAAYKAINTLDSMIGHRTPRHEAFGWAAARIDDVANLIPARLTGVLFAIVSVRPRVALATMWRDAGHHRSPNAGWPEAAMAGALRIRLSGPRIYEGRLSQEPWLNAEAPDPSAADLNRALALYRRAMFVLAAGLALLAVL; encoded by the coding sequence ATGAGCGGAGCCAGCATCATGCTGCTCGCGTTGGCGATCGACGCGGTCCTCGGCTGGCCGCCGGCGATCCACGCCCGGATCGGACATCCCGTCACATGGATCGGCGCGCTGATTTCTGTGCTGGATCGCAGCTTCAATCGTGAAGACGCATCCGAAACAACGCGACGCATGGCTGGGATCGGCGTAGCCATCGCGGTCATTGCAGTTGTTGCGGGCGGCGCTTGGGTCTGTGCGTCGATGCTGCCCGGCGGTTGGCCGGGTCTGATCCTCGCCGCCATTCTGGCGTGGCCGCTTGTCGCCGCGCGTTCGATGCACGACCATGTCGATGCCGTGGCTCGGCCACTGCTAGCCGGCGATCTGCCGGCGGCACGGCAGGCGGTCGCCATGATCGTCGGACGCGATCCGTCGCAGCTCGATGCCGCCGGGATCGCGAGGGCCGCGACCGAAAGCCTCGCCGAAAATACCTCCGACGGAATCGTCGCGCCGCTGTTCTGGGGCGCGATCTTCGGCCTGCCGGGCATTGCCGCCTACAAGGCCATCAACACACTCGACTCCATGATCGGCCATCGCACCCCAAGACACGAAGCTTTCGGCTGGGCGGCGGCGCGCATCGACGATGTGGCCAATCTGATCCCGGCACGGTTGACGGGAGTGTTGTTCGCGATCGTCTCCGTTCGCCCTCGCGTCGCGCTGGCGACGATGTGGCGCGATGCAGGCCATCACCGTTCGCCCAATGCCGGCTGGCCGGAAGCCGCAATGGCTGGCGCGCTCCGCATTCGCCTGTCCGGACCCCGTATTTACGAAGGCCGGCTCTCGCAGGAACCCTGGCTGAACGCCGAAGCCCCCGACCCGTCTGCGGCGGATTTGAACCGCGCCCTTGCGCTTTATCGCCGCGCCATGTTTGTGCTGGCTGCAGGGCTCGCGCTTCTTGCCGTGCTCTGA